A part of Manduca sexta isolate Smith_Timp_Sample1 chromosome 10, JHU_Msex_v1.0, whole genome shotgun sequence genomic DNA contains:
- the LOC115455865 gene encoding uncharacterized protein LOC115455865 — translation MLVNEIVSWLSQTHITLVEAMTLPTVRINTFIQTKSKPFVDILSKIYMIGGLLIGINRIPILTGNYILIVLSIFYSLSGVSAILYITFSKNNFFMGLILCLNVLSYVFCALYNLFSYKRMCRYYNEINKFDMEVGCRPKADPLSIRCYVQACVLTVYIIVLFFIPYGLPTLTQYLFHIIPVHVAVSWELHYYGHAISLLLPRLRLINYYMQLSLTTSKDIKKTVSSKYVFFKKCNDNLNSQMKKIMDLYYIAFQANNYLIAAVKWQLLMIIVASFISVLSYCYHFSLNIIRGEQFVDNMISDFGLIATLMVPMFAPCVSGSHIHNEVRHLRELLASRLYENKLDKSCRSIARALLEFTEYRDFSFRLLRILDVDISLPFKFVGLLVTYLIILMQFEKVINPP, via the exons ATGTTAGTAAATGAAATTGTATCGTGGCTATCGCAGACCCACATTACCCTCGTCGAAGCCATGACGCTACCGACGGTCCGCATAAACACATTCATACAAACTAAATCGAAACCCTTCGTGGATATCTTGtccaaaatatatatgattGGCGGGCTCCTCATCGGCATTAATAGAATACCCATTCTAACCGGCAACTATATTCTGATagtgttaagtatattttactcCTTGAGTGGTGTTTCTGCTATATTGTATATCACTTTTTCtaaaaacaatttctttatGGGTCTTATTCTGTGTTTGAATGTTCTGTCGTATGTGTTTTGtgctttgtataatttattttcctataaaCGAATGTGTCGGTATTATAATGAAATCAATAAGTTTGATATGGAAGTCGGTTGTAGACCAAAAGCTGATCCTTTGTCTATAAGGTGTTACGTGCAAGCGTGTGTTTTAACTGTCTATATCatcgtattgttttttatacctTACGGATTGCCGACGCTGACCCAATATCTGTTCCACATAATACCTGTGCATGTTGCTGTCTCTTGGGAACTCCATTACTATGGTCATGCGATAAGCCTCCTGCTTCCTAGATTGCGTTTGATCAACTACTATATGCAATTATCCTTGACCACTtccaaagatataaaaaaaactgtttctaGTAAATACGTTTTCTTCAAAAAATGCAATGATAATTTGAACTCTCAGATGAAAAAGATAATGGACTTGTACTACATAGCTTTTCAAGCTAACAATTACTTGATTGCGGCGGTTAAATGGCAG CTGCTGATGATAATTGTTGCGTCGTTTATTTCTGTGCTGAGCTACTGTTATCATTTTTCGTTAAACATCATCAGAGGCGAG cAATTTGTGGATAATATGATATCTGATTTTGGCCTCATCGCGACTCTAATGGTCCCTATGTTTGCACCTTGCGTGTCCGGAAGCCATATTCACAACGAGGTGCGTCATCTCAGAGAACTGCTCGCTTCAAGACTCTATGAAAACAAACTAG ATAAATCGTGTCGCAGCATTGCCAGGGCGTTATTGGAGTTCACGGAATACCGGGATTTTTCATTCAGACTCTTGCGAATATTGGATGTTGATATTTCGTTACCATTTAAATTTGTTGGTTTGCTCGTCACATATCTTATTATATTGATGCAATTTGAAAAAGTTATTAATCCGCCGTAA